The following are encoded together in the Eptesicus fuscus isolate TK198812 chromosome 16, DD_ASM_mEF_20220401, whole genome shotgun sequence genome:
- the WDCP gene encoding WD repeat and coiled-coil-containing protein — protein MELGKGKLLRSGLNALYQAIHPIHGLTWTDGKQVVLTDVQLQSGEAKFGDSKVIGQFEHVYGVSWAPPGTADTPPLLAVQHQQHVTVWQLCPNTVETGKPLMSQTCEIRESRAVLPQGCVWHPTSAVLTVLTAQDVSVVHNLHCDSSRVKADSSAQGLIHCACWTQDGQRLVVAVGSSLHSYLWDSAQKTLQRCSACPVLGVHSDVRALGATVDSQVVVATELPIGKICSLNASETVGVPPSSEDTCLYTSPVIDEMPSVDKGTASYGTNSDTAVSPFSSSASDPLDLTHIRFNRPKSESSALICLRKKDYLAGSDLDSSHLILVTFEKEVTQTEKVTIPGILVPDLIAFNLEAKVVAVASNTCNIIFIYSVIPSLKPNIQQIHLESSERPKGLCFLTDKLLLILVGKQKSTDSTFLPSSKSDEYIIRLIVREVMLKEEFPVTVSENQSGYSSFSALLNKAERKKLIESLSPDICHQNRGLLLTATSSSRGGRPGSTFIKEIRSPPSSVRDDSIALETLDAEPVNGPATLPKPSSTPDYTGTLHPLNFPPRKNLQREKEPHQLSRELEILSRKLTEVQRCLSELTDFLHNGKESSPAYPLSRDLPYVHVSYQKHYSVGSVAEKRDMLLCRGKLRLSTVQQTFGLALVEMRHDSRWILLSADSEGFIPLTFTATQEIIIRDGGSRSNIFRDSLSQSLDSGPCLEVFRERTAQSLDATSYSNHLG, from the exons ATGGAGTTGGGAAAAGGAAAACTTCTCAGGAGTGGGCTGAATGCCTTGTATCAAGCAATACACCCAATTCACGGCCTTACCTGGACCGATGGGAAGCAGGTAGTCCTGACTGATGTACAGCTTCAGAGCGGAGAGGCCAAGTTTGGGGACTCGAAGGTCATTGGACAATTTGAGCACGTGTATGGGGTGTCGTGGGCCCCGCCTGGTACAGCTGACACGCCCCCTCTGCTCGCTGTCCAGCATCAGCAGCATGTCACTGTGTGGCAGCTGTGTCCCAATACCGTGGAAACAGGCAAGCCGTTGATGTCTCAGACCTGTGAGATTAGAGAATCACGCGCCGTCCTTCCCCAAGGCTGTGTGTGGCACCCGACAAGTGCTGTTCTGACCGTGCTGACTGCACAGGATGTCTCCGTTGTCCATAACCTTCACTGCGATAGTTCCCGAGTGAAAGCGGACAGCAGCGCCCAGGGCCTTATTCACTGTGCATGCTGGACCCAGGACGGCCAGAggctggtggtggcagtgggcagcagcctGCATTCTTATCTCTGGGACAGTGCTCAGAAGACTCTTCAGAGGTGCTCCGCCTGCCCAGTATTGGGTGTGCACAGCGATGTGCGCGCCCTCGGGGCCACCGTGGACTCACAGGTCGTCGTAGCCACAGAACTCCCCATAGGTAAGATCTGTAGCTTGAATGCATCTGAAACAGTTGGCGTTCCACCTAGCAGCGAAGACACTTGTCTGTATACCTCACCAGTTATTGATGAGATGCCCTCTGTGGATAAAGGGACAGCCTCTTATGGAACAAATTCCGACACAGCcgtttctcccttttcttcttccgCTTCAGATCCTCTGGATCTAACTCATATACGTTTCAATAGACCTAAGTCTGAGAGCAGTGCCCTTATTTGTCTAAGAAAAAAGGATTACTTGGCAGGAAGCGATCTGGATTCTTCACATTTGATTCTTGTGACCTTTGAGAAAGAGGTTACCCAGACCGAAAAAGTCACCATTCCAGGCATTCTGGTTCCTGATCTAATAGCATTTAATCTGGAAGCAAAGGTTGTGGCAGTGGCTTCCAATACTTGTAATATCATTTTTATCTATTCTGTCATTCCATCGTTAAAGCCAAACATCCAGCAAATTCACTTAGAGAGTAGTGAGAGACCAAAAGGCTTATGTTTCTTGAcagataaattattattaattttggtaGGAAAACAAAAATCCACTGATTCgacatttcttccttcttcaaaGTCGGATGAGTATATCATTCGCTTGATTGTTAGAGAAGTAATGCTGAAAGAGGAATTTCCAGTAACGGTGAGTGAAAACCAGAGTGGCTACTCTTCTTTCAGTGCTCTATTAAATAAAGCAGAGAGGAAAAAGCTCATTGAAAGTCTTTCGCCAGATATTTGTCACCAAAACAGAGGACTCTTGTTAACAGCTACTAGCAGTAGTCGAGGTGGAAGGCCTGGAAGTACTTTCATTAAAGAAATCAGAAGTCCTCCGTCCAGTGTCCGTGATGACTCCATCGCCCTGGAGACTCTAGATGCCGAGCCTGTTAACGGGCCAGCGACACTGCCCAAACCCAGCAGCACACCAGACTACACCGGCACCCTCCACCCTCTTAATTTCCCTCCAAGAAAGAACTTACAACGGGAAAAGGAACCTCACCAGCTCTCTAGGGAACTGGAAATTTTATCGAGGAAACTGACTGAAGTACAGCGCTGTCTCTCTGAACTCACAGACTTCCTACACAATGGAAAGGAGTCCTCTCCGGCGTATCCGCTCTCTCGGGATCTGCCTTATGTCCACGTCTCTTACCAG AAACATTATTCTGTAGGATCTGTTGCTGAGAAAAGAGACATGCTTCTCTGCCGGGGCAAACTCAGGCTCAGCACAGTGCAGCAGACCTTCGGCCTCGCCCTTGTGGAAATGCGGCATG ATTCCCGCTGGATCCTTCTCTCTGCTGATAGTGAAGGCTTCATCCCATTAACTTTTACAGCCACACAGGAAATAATCATAAGAGATGGCGGCTCCAGGTCAAATATCTTCAGAGACTCTTTGTCTCAGAGTCTTGATTCTGGTCCTTGTCTTGAAGTCTTTAGAGAACGTACAGCCCAAAGTTTAGATGCCACCAGCTATTCTAACCATCTGGGCTGA